The sequence below is a genomic window from Pseudorasbora parva isolate DD20220531a chromosome 4, ASM2467924v1, whole genome shotgun sequence.
AACAGTTAGGCCTAGTTGGTAAAGattaatgaataaatatttaaCCATAGGCTAAATATAGGCTATGGACGGGTCTCCCATCATTGCAAGCTTTGAAGcttgtcaaaataaaataaactcttAAATCCCTGCTCAAAACGTCCGCTGTCAGTGGTCACAGCTGCCATAGGCCATATAGTGACGCTCGGTTCAGTGTCTACAAGTCTGGAATGGGGCTGCTTTAACACTGTTGCTCTGGgttgtttgtagcctatagtccacatgtttaagttgtctttactttAGAAATATTTCTACTGTCCACCCCCCACTTTTTGGCTGTGATTCTGCTTATACTTTTGATTGGcaattggaggggttttgtTGTGCAGACCTGGCaactagtgttgtagtcaagaccacctaaaccaagacaaaaccaagactttgaagggtcgagaccaagtcaagaccgagaccagtgcaagtccccacacttatgataaaatgtgtaATATTCTCTCTTATACATGCaagtgtaccatgagagaagttGATTAAATTAAAATCAATGCATTTGTGGGAATTCAGCTTTTTCCTCTAGaagcaaataacacttaactttGTCAGTGGGAGGCATTGAAGGCGACGCATCCATATTGTTTATGGTGGACAGAAACTCCAAACCGACACTGACAgagggcgtgtttgttttgtgaaaagcaCTCGCACCCATTTTTAAAACGCAAAGTTCCATAAAAATGCTAATCTCAATGAGGTATTATTCTCAGACAGTCCATTAGGTCTCAACATGGATTCAGTCTTCCGAACTTTTGATTAATATGGGAAATTAATACAAGCTAAGGTAGTGCTTATTTTGAAGACCACATGCGGAgtggagttctctgctctttaGATGCCTGCAGCTTTGGTCTTGAGATAAAAATCCTAAGTCATCTTCGTCTGAGACCAAGACAAAACGTGGTCAATTCCAAGAccagacctttaaaaagtggtaTTGAGACTGATCTCAAGTACTACAATACTACTGGCAACCTGGTCCATTGGCCTAGTCTTCGAAGTGCacacccttcactttgggacagctCATGTTTGCTGGGGTGTTTGACAAAGTAACCACACCAACTACTTGCCTGCATAACAGcccatttattcatttttgcaGATCCGTGTGAATGGGAACTGATGACAACGATGTCTCTTTAGCACATTGTCGTGTTAACAAGTCCCACAAAAATGACAAGTCAGATACAAGCAAGGATTGGTTTGTCAGTTTTATTGAGGAGCTTTCTTTTGCCCTTGAACCATTACAGGACCAAGTGTGGCCTTGCCTTCCCACTGAACACCTAGAGAGGGGAAAAGAGCAAAGTTAGGGCACTTAAGGGAGTTACCAACCCTTAAAAGAGAGATTTACCAACCTCTATATGGAGCAGCAGCAGAAGCAATTCCACCATCAGGACCACATGTTGAGTCACAGCAACCACAAACTTGGTTATTTCCATCAGCAGCAACCCACCTGCAACAAGACAAAGCACTTTAAACATGAGCAAATgcagctttaaaataaataaaaggaacATACCCATTAGCGAAAGAACAGGATTTGTGCAGAGCGTCACTGGGTGCAGAAGCAATAGTTGCCTTCAGAACACAGGTTATGTAGATCTGCATGGGATGACAGACAAGTCACAAAACCAAAGAAGATGGGGAGAGAAGTTGAATTAAAGCATGATATTCATAGTACATACAGAAGGACTGTTGCTCTCCTGGAACATGAATGCCTCCAGCTGGAACTGGATCTTGTCAACCTGGGACCGAGGCATGAAGTGGGAGCTGGAAGCTGTAGCCTTGGCATCCACAAAGCACCTGACGACAGTCACCACAAAGAGCAACTCATGAATGTCAGCTGTCACATCAACCAACTGGACCTCATCCATGACCAAGATAAGAGCAACCTAAACGGTCCTATAGCGTCAAGGGCCATGACCTTACCCATAATTCTCAATGAAGGAATATCTCGGAAGAGAGTTCACGTCAGGCCCTTGAGTGGCCACACAGCtgtccacaaacacacgcaGAGGCACATGATTGTACTGCTTCACAGATGCCTCAATGTTAATAACACCACCCAGAAAATAGGTGTGTGAAGGCCTCTGGTAGGTCCAATCATCTACAAAAGAGAAGGAAAACTTTAGGCACAGCTACAAATTGCGACGTTAAATGTGTATTAAAAACAAACTGGACCAACCCATCATGAGCTTCAGGGAGAACATCAAGACTTCTTCACCAACCTCCGCTGAGGCATAAGGGATCCATGTTGGCCTCAAGGCATTACTGCTTACATTTTGAAGCCTGTGGTTCATGGAAGTACCGATTAAATGGTCTCCCAGTTGCACAAGCAATGAAAGTCAGAGATACTTACCTTTGATAGTGGCATTGAACACCAACAACTGCACTTTCAGTCCGGATAATAGGAGTGCCTACAAGAGCCTCAGGGGTGTAGGTAAGAGAGAAGGTGTAGACAAGCTCATCCTCAGTTATCTGCAAGAGATTGAAGTAAAAGAGACAGTTCCCCGTGAAGATATCATACCAAGACAGTATAATCATTAGGCCTACTACGAAAGGGAGAAAGTGCATTGGTGTTAACAGGCCTTAAGCAGCATTAATGGGTCAGTTCAAGATGGATTATAGCTGGTTTGAAAGGCATTAACATGCTTAGTTTATCAAATACTTGAGAATTTAGGATTTCCCCATTTAAATAGATGATATAGTCTTGAATACCCAAAACAGCTGCTCTAGCATTGCAAATACAACAGCCGTTTGAACTGACACTCATTGAAGAGGACTTTGGATATCCTCAACTGGAACAAACAGATTGAGAGAGTTAAGAATTATTACCATCTGTACGCTGTTGCAGTCCTGTAACTCATACTCAAAGATGAGCACCCTAGACGCAGAGTCCTGACCAACAACAGGACAGCCACCTAAAGACAGACCAGTTGGCTGGATCAACTGACCATTGCCAAAAAAGTCCTGCTGGACTTCTACAAGCACCCGGTTCTCTCCGCACTGAACCGCTACGCTGCTGGGAGTCACGGGTCGCTTCAACTGGAAGTCCACCGCTAACTCGCTCTTCACCTCAGGAACAACGGGATACCTCCAATCCAAAGGCTTCACTGGACCCTGCAACACCTGCTTCTCCTGAAGGCCAAACGGCTCCTGTGCAAGGCCTCTGGA
It includes:
- the LOC137072832 gene encoding zona pellucida sperm-binding protein 3-like, which translates into the protein MELLKGVLLVVVIAAFDLPGAWGSLMHSQSPRSMGPKSDPASRSPARSPPGLWTTLPVAPLFKGPASRGLAQEPFGLQEKQVLQGPVKPLDWRYPVVPEVKSELAVDFQLKRPVTPSSVAVQCGENRVLVEVQQDFFGNGQLIQPTGLSLGGCPVVGQDSASRVLIFEYELQDCNSVQMITEDELVYTFSLTYTPEALVGTPIIRTESAVVGVQCHYQRLQNVSSNALRPTWIPYASAEVGEEVLMFSLKLMMDDWTYQRPSHTYFLGGVINIEASVKQYNHVPLRVFVDSCVATQGPDVNSLPRYSFIENYGCFVDAKATASSSHFMPRSQVDKIQFQLEAFMFQESNSPSIYITCVLKATIASAPSDALHKSCSFANGWVAADGNNQVCGCCDSTCGPDGGIASAAAPYRGVQWEGKATLGPVMVQGQKKAPQ